GCGAAAGTTTTTTGAGGTTTACGATGTCGGCGTCCGACGAAACCCCGCCGGAGGCAATCAGCTTTGCGCCCGCAGGGGCGAGTGTTTGGAGCATTTTTTCCTGCGCGGGAATGTTTGCGCCCGACAGCATTCCGTCGGTGTCGATGTCCGTGTAGATGAAAGTTTTTACGCCGCCTTTCGAAAGTTTTTCGGCAAGACCGCAGGCGGAGAATTTTGCGACCTCCACCCAGCCTTTTATTGCGACTTTCCCTCCCTTTGCGTCGACGCCCACCGCGATTTTTTCGCCGTATTTTTCGGCAAGCTCGACTGCGAATTCGGGGTTCGTGCACGCCTTTGTGCCGATAATCGCGCGGGAAACGCCCGCGTCGAAAGCCGCGCGGACGGCGGATTCGTCGCGCATGCCGCCGCCGAGTTCCACGAACATGCCCAAGCCCGCGATTTTCGAAATCGCGTCGAGGTTGCGCATTGCGCCCCCGAATGCGCCGTCCAAATCGACGACGTGTATCACTTTCGAGCCTGCGTCGGCAAAAGCCTTTGCGGCGTCCACGGGGTTTTCAAAATAGACCGTGCTGTCGTCGGCGACCCCTTTGCGGAGCCTTACGCACTTTCCGTCCTTGATGTCTACTGCGGGATAGATTTTCATATAATTTGATTATTTGTCGGATACTACAATACGGAATCCCACCATTCTGTTGCGCTGCTTCGGGTCGAAATCCGACACGGGAATGTCCTTGATGGCGTCGGGGGCGGTCTGGGCGTTTCCGCCGATTACCCTTGCCGAATCGGCGTCCGAGGGTTGC
The Opitutia bacterium KCR 482 genome window above contains:
- the hisA gene encoding 1-(5-phosphoribosyl)-5-[(5-phosphoribosylamino)methylideneamino]imidazole-4-carboxamide isomerase, whose product is MKIYPAVDIKDGKCVRLRKGVADDSTVYFENPVDAAKAFADAGSKVIHVVDLDGAFGGAMRNLDAISKIAGLGMFVELGGGMRDESAVRAAFDAGVSRAIIGTKACTNPEFAVELAEKYGEKIAVGVDAKGGKVAIKGWVEVAKFSACGLAEKLSKGGVKTFIYTDIDTDGMLSGANIPAQEKMLQTLAPAGAKLIASGGVSSDADIVNLKKLSQKYANLEGAIVGKAIYEKRVNLADIIKIAEA